The Leptidea sinapis chromosome Z, ilLepSina1.1, whole genome shotgun sequence genomic sequence AAATTGGTCGAGCTAGAAGTTTTAAAACGACTTTATTCAACTTTCGAAGTtagataacaaattgtttcaagATTCTCGTACAGGAGCATACTTTAATGTACAAGGTTATCGTAGCTCTTAGTATATCAAAGTCACTGATGTACAATATAGAAATAAGCTCACAAACACGCTCAAAAactgtctgaagcaaaactctgcttACGCGTCAATTTAGCAGAGCTTTCGTTGTGTTACGACCGCGCTTTGATTACaatgccacgcaatgacaaagttgAGTGAAAAAATGTCtaaataacaacataatatccaaacttaaaaaaacatgaagtGTTTGTATAAAATTGTGTAGCTAACATgacgtttttaataattttgcttaataattatactacaattgctaaaacaaaattaatcgcCTACGAAATGTGTGAATGAGACGGACGTCTCTTTTGAATATATCACACCATAATCAATGAACTCCTTATGAGCGTATACAacagactttgaacattactgccacgaaataaggtgttaatttgaatatttttaagttatgtGTAGAAgtaaatttgacattttttacGTTCTTTTATCAGGCTATTATGAGTCTAGTTCTTTATAGTGCGTCAgtcatcaaataaaataatgtttctacccaaatagaattattatttaataggacATTCATTAAAGttataagtaagtaaatataaatatctcaaataattattaattgttccCCTATAACTCAAAGTCTCcgtataataatagtaatttgcCCTCTAAAAGCTACATCCTAAAACTCATCTctgacttaaaatatattagcgTATGAACGATCTGACAGCCCGACAATGCCAAGGTGTGCGTTTACTAGTGgatagctagtttaatattcaaaatacttaataaCAAATTCCAAGCATGGTTGACTATTTACGACTTactcaatcaaaattggttacagtaacaTTAGATTCGAGTTCCATTTCTACTTTGCTGTATCTTCGTTAAAGATAAAATGAAAACCTAGACTCATATTATAAGGCGGAAGtggtttttttgtttgtttgattcTATCTTTGATACGTCTAGatgactgtgacagctgtgaaaaagccGAAaagaattgaggttgacagttagcctctattttgtgCTATGCATGCACcctgcacactaacacaaagtgacacacaaatcgcgagtgtaaaacataacttttcacgcacactagaGCGATAAACCTGGCCTGGTTTCATCgtttgtctagcagcaaaagactctatctagacataaattatctaagtttgtTTGCTTGAGCGCAAAATTGAATCGGATTTGGAACATTCTGCTTGTATAATAAGCCGTTCCCGTCCGCTTCGCTGgccgaatttaaaaaaattaaattttattcaacttattacaaatacaataaaaaataagtagccataaactatCTAGGATACATTTCGCATCGAacggtggtagtttcatgtcgatacgatcagtggtttaggcgttgattgagcctcaaacgaAGACCATTTACATTActgatatagatagatagattatagCCCGATTCAGGAGGCAAAAGTGTAGCTACTCGGCACTTTGTATATTTAACTAACTGTTTATTAAATGTGAAATACACacacaaatgattgcgaaactgaagtggcagtgggcagggcacatagctcgaaggacaggcggccgttggggcagcaaGGTCTTCGAATGGCCACCACGTAGCGAAaggttggtaggccccccacaagatgtaccgacgatctggtcaagatcgccggagtaggttggatgagggcagcgcaggccCGATCGTTATGGTGTTCTTTAGGGGaagcctttgtctagcagtggacatcttccggctgaaatgatgatgatttcACATAAAAAAGTCAAAATTGTTAACACATAATCGGGCTGCCGGATCGTCTATATCCTAGAAGTTTATgactaataaattatatttgatgaGAGTTATAAATACGGAGTCGTTTGGCTTGTATTCTGGCAGAATACACCAGGAATTCATATTTAGTTTCATTGGCAAAGCGCACGTTAGGTActgcaattatatttaaatttttctaaataAGCACAGTTTCGGGACTACTTAAGTGgacattcaatattaaataagaattgTCAAGAGAATTTTGCAGTGTGTTAAGATtcctacaatttttttaaactaaaaaacggTTTTAATTATCTGATATCTACAACCCAGTAGAGATGTCTTTTAATAAAGGCTCTCGAAAAAATTATCTAGATGGGATACTAAATCAATGGTTTCATATATATCGTATTATaggttcaaattaaatataatatttatcacagtaattatttattttaaccttCTCTTTCATAACTTAACATTAGAACACCGAGCAAAGAGTTTTAAGTTAAAttctttcatttgttttttaaattcatttttctACCTCGATCAATAATTTCTACATATACACTTTCTATCTTACTATATACACACATAAAGGATTAGTATTCTAAATTTACGATTatgtactatcgacaaaattgaatcgtgaTGTGCAATTGTGTAATGGAACAGTACTTTAAGTAGAGTGCCGGAaccgacgcacgcacacatacacacatttaCTCGgacgctaagcaatcttgggaagacaagaCTATTGAGTAGTGATGTGCCGAGTCTGTTTGGGTGGATAGAGTCGGCTCGAGTCGAGTCGATTGTAATACCGCATATATATGCGGTATTCGAGCCCAGTACTCGAATTTTTGAGTTGACTCGAGTCCAGAACTCTACTCTGGAAATTCTAGTCTGTTATCAATTTTAGAGCAACTAGGAAAAAATCGAAATGGTATTAAAACAACATGTTGGAAATTCCAGGCTGTAATCAATTTTAGAACAACTAGGAAAAAATCGAAATGGTATTAAAACAACATGTTGGAAATTCCAGGCTGTAATCAATTTTAGAACAACTAGGAAAAAATCGAAATGGTATTACAGCAACATGTAGGTACGTTTCATATACACAACGATAATACATcaaacatttttaatgaaaatatttttaaacactaCAAAAAAAGCATAGCAGACTCTAAGGACGTATCTAGGAACCAGAAATGCGATCAAATTCTATAAgttttattacacaaaaaagaGATCTTTTAGAAGCTATTTAAGATATTATAGAATCGAGTCAGCAAGTACAAAGTCGATTTGCCTGACTTGAGTACAAGAAACGTACTCGAATCAAAATAAATTGGTATTCGAGTAGGCGAGTCCAAAGCGGGAATCGAGTCTCTTTTGAATCAAACCGTACTTGGCACATCACTACTGTTAAGTCGCACGCGGTACGCCGCCGGGACTCgccgctgtccgagttaaattagctgcgcgGCGCCGTCCGCGtcgttaatttttttgtatgtaccaaccctagcgctcccagacgtaggtataaatttcaaggaggcAAGGAGTTGAGTTACGCTTCTGTTCTGTTACTTGTATTGTGCCTTAATATCCTCGTAATTTTCCTACAGTTAATAAACAAGTGGGTTTACATACATTTCCTTTAATAGCCAGACTTTCTtctttttcgtgcaaatataaatctgtttttatgattttaaaggaattatcagcaaagtggatcatgaatcaattttgtcgatagtacgtatatacaataaatttgtagattctcatattatataaaagaaatgcttacgcattaatataaatttcttCGCGATCAAGGGAAGGGTAGTCTTTTGGGGGTGTTTTGAATGAATTCTTTAAATATGAGAATCTGTggaagttataataatattcagttCCATCGGGTGAGTACTGTGGATAGAGTGTGTACGCTGGGAATTCGTGTTCGTTCGTCTTGTAGGAGTCAGTGAGGGCGTGCCTCGCAAACTCCTCCTTATAGCGTCATGATTGCTCCTTATACGCCCGCCGCTTGCTACATTTCTCCTTCAGGATATAGCAGAGGGCAATGGCTATTAACACCGCGATGGCAATAGCCATACTAATGCTGATCCAAATTATTTCCTCGTTTATGCCGCTCGTGGATTttcctaaaattataaaagtcatgtaaattattttgaagGTTGGCTAACACGTACTAaactttgatatttattttatggaaaaggaggacaaacgagcgaaccggtcacctggtattaagtgatcaccgacgcccacattctcttggaacatcagagtaatcacaggagcgttgccaccctttaaggaaagtgtacgcgcttttaacttcgataatttatacgtctagattgagcCTATTTAAATAAGATAATCCTGTTGAGTGACATCTAGTATCTGCCTATAACAGCAACATTATAGTCTAAGCCTATAGCCGATCGCAAAAACTCCTATGGCGTAGAGTACTGCGATTCTGGTTCACTTCGACTGGACTTGTCACCTCAATATTTTAAGATGGAATATTAgcaaattttttgaagttatatttattttggcgcgttagggaaataTTATCAGAGTTAATTTTATGATGCGcatgaggaatattttttttaaagatttttggtACGAGTATGGGTATGAGTACACACAGACTTTTTTTGTTAGTAAGATAGTGAACTAAAGATAGTGAAATACTGATCTATATTAGTACAC encodes the following:
- the LOC126979266 gene encoding uncharacterized protein LOC126979266 isoform X2, which encodes MRMGEICVRTGAVMLVVAGSASARVAGKMGGYSNKMGGKSTSGINEEIIWISISMAIAIAVLIAIALCYILKEKCSKRRAYKEQS
- the LOC126979266 gene encoding uncharacterized protein LOC126979266 isoform X1; translation: MAIIVSEICVRTGAVMLVVAGSASARVAGKMGGYSNKMGGKSTSGINEEIIWISISMAIAIAVLIAIALCYILKEKCSKRRAYKEQS